GATGTTCAGGGGATATCATCCCTAATGCTGTCTAAGAAAAACCTCAATTCTCTTGCCTTCTTCTCATGTTCAGGCGACACATCAGTCTCTGACTCACTCAAATCAATCACTTCAATATCTTGACAATTTGATTGTGGAAATTTGGGAACAGTATGGTTTTGTCTTGGTGGGGGAGGACTTAAGAGGTCAATGACCTCACTTTTACCAACTTCATAGCAAGACAAATCATTGCAGTTAGCACTGCTCTTTGGATCAAACAACGTATCTTGGTTTGTTGGATAAACTTCTGTTGCAGCAGTACAGTTTCCTGATATCAACATTGAAGAAAAGGAGGGATCATGAATAGAACTGCTTCCCAATTCAATGTCAAGTAATAGTCTTTGGAGTTTTAGATCAATTTCAGCCACAGAAGATCCCTTTTCTGATTTCTTTCGCCTTGCTTTTCGGtgattttgtttcttctcttcagcttttttctcctcaaattcCACAATCTTCTCAGGACAGGCACTTGAGACAAATAAAAGGAAACAAGATAACAACTTTCGCAGTGTTAGAAGATGTTAGGCTGTCAAATAGGAGATAGTATTATTTGCTTATCAAGAAtatccctaaaaaaatttctggTAAATGGTTGTAGactttttgcttctttgatTCAATAAGTAGAACTAGATACCCCCTTGCACCAAGACAATGTCAAAAAAACATGTAAACAGCATTAACCTTTTGCTAGAAGTTGACTACATAATGATACTATGAATTAATAACGGTTATCTTGATGTGCTCCCTCAATGCATGCTCATTGAgaagatttgttatttttgaaaCATTCTTTTTTCTACTTATATATTTGGCAAAACtccaagataaaaaaaaaaaaattagggaaaaggaaaacataTTTTCTTGGTTCTCGAAAAACCTAAGTTTCCATTAGAAAGCATCTCACACTTCCAAGTTGcattctcaaacaaaaaagagcTTTCAATGCTTGCAACCCAGCACCCCTCTGATTAGATGCAGCACCATCCAACAAGAATTAAGTCACAGCATTATAATGAAACTCAATACCTCTCTACGAGATCTGCTGGTACTATGGAGGTTTCAATTCCATCTAAATCCTCCCATGAGACCTCATAACAATCCCTTCCCAGAACCCTTCGGTGCTTGATAATTCCACATAAAGGGCATTTTACTGGTATCTGCAATTAGGAAATATTGCAAGTAATATGAAAGGGGAATGGTAAACCAAATACACCTCAAAATAGTTAAGAATAGAAAACTACAAATAGCATATTCACTCATACTCCATCAACTATGTTTTAAACAAGAAAGGGCAATTTTGTACATCTTATGGACAAATTCATTGCACtgtataataaaaatttttaaatcagaACTTATTTTCAACTGTAACTAAAATAAACGTAATCCATAATTGCTTCTTCTCATGATGAAATGAAAAGAGCTAGTGGCTCCAATTTTGATAATTGTCCGAGCAAAAGGATAGAAAATGCTTTCAAGATAATGCAAATCACAATGACTTTTTCAATCTTTATGAGATCCCAAACATGCCATTGTTAAAGTATTCCAGGGTAGGACTAATAGTACAACCTTGTAAGTTTCAAGAACATGAGTGACCAAACAGAACCCTCTCATATCGTAAATTTGTCTTGAATAATGCACTAAGAATAAAGAAACAGGAAGAACTAGTGACAGAAAGAACAGTAGTACCTCATGTAGTGGAAGCTTCAGTCCTAGATCTGATGAAGTGGAACGCAAATTACAAAATCGCCGTAGATCTCTTTCAGCAATCTTTGGAAGGATATACTCGTCTGAGCCATGAATCGTGAATAAGCTAATAAAATACCAACAAgaagccccaaaaaaaaaaaaaggagaaaaggaaagaagattGAAAAGACTATTTTGTGACTTAGAAACTAGGAAATGTTACAGATAACATATTTTATGATTACTCTGTAACCTCACAAAGTCCAATACAATTTTGGACAAAGATATGAGAATTGTGTCATGTAGAGGACACAGCATGTCCAACACACTAACACAGCAACTCCAAAACATCAAGAAATATTGACAGAACTATATGTTTGTCTTTATGAAGTTATACTTTTTTACATTTCTTGACCTATGTATAGGTCagtgttttagttttcttgtgGAGACCATACTTGGGACATTACCTATGTCAGCTTCTACTTTAAAAGATGAAGAACAAATACCATAGAGATAAAATAGTACAAATAACCAAACTTTTGAAGCCATAGAAAAAACCCAATGATCCATACCTCATGTTTATCATTTATAGAGATTTGGAATTTTGAGGTCTAAACCCCCCTTTCAAagttttttaagtattaataattttataaaaagaagtACAGGTGGTGTacactgtttttgtttttaggaaaCTACAGCAGGGAGATACAAATTTGTGTTCTCCCATGTGTACATTTAAATACCCACTTTCTGAAGAAAAATCTAATTTGACCCCAAACCTATTTGTGCTGCATGCTCTATTCACGCTGTTCCCAAACCATATCCTGTTGAGTCCTGTCTAATACATATCCCATTTACCCATATCATACATGTATTACACGAGAACAGCAGGTATTTTGAACTCTGTGCTTCCTGGCTATGTATTTAGTTTCTTCACAGAAAAATGTGAAACACCCATAAGATTCTGCACATATCCTGGGTAACCAAAGGTGCAATCTTTCATAACTCCACAAACAAGTGTTCCGCACAGGTGGACACAGGTTCATGCTCTTGAAATGTTCAGCATGACAATTCCCAAATATAAATGTCCTACAACTATAGCATATTTTCTTAATCCATTGAGATTTAGTTTCCAGAATTTCAAGACTTGCACAACTTTAAGCCACTGAAGTAATTTGCAAAACATTGGCCATTGGAAAAATCCAGTGTTCTGACTTCGCTTGAGAAACTTGTTTTGGTATACTAGGACAGTAGCCAAAAACCTTGACTCGCATTTAGCCACTACAAACTCCAACTATTTAAGACAATCAAAATCTACACAATGCTTGGGTAAgttcttacatttgatgtatgTGTGCAAGAGCATATAAGGCATGAATATATAAGTGAGGGAACAAATGAAGAACCTGTTTTCTCTGGAGGCCACCCAAAGAACTGAGCACATATCTGCTGAAGTTTGGCACGTTGAAAAGGATATTGAGCAAAAGCCCTACAAAGGTGAAGCAAAATGCAACTTCACTCCCTGGCTTTCACATTATAATAACCAGTCTAATTCCAGTTCTTGATGGACTAAGAACAATAAAATCAACAACTTAGCCAGCCGATTGTTAGCTGACAGCTTGAGTTTCACTGCTTTTGGTGCACCCTATTGACCTGTTCACAGGTTCAGATTGATGTATATGCCGTGGCACAAGAAATTGAGATATCTAGTGCTACAAGACTCCAGCACAATTACATGGTGATTCTCTTTCAAGTATCAGGTGCAGGTGCTTATGTAGCATTTTGTATGGGCTAGTGGCCAAGCCTGGAGTAgccaatgagctttagctcaaatAGTACTTCCTTCCTTGGTAGCAAGTTGGAAGGTAAGGTCCTAGGTTCAAGTCCCACCCCGTGTAAATTACCaatcaaaaaaaacaaaaaaaagtggtGGCCAAGCCTGTAGTAGGATTTCATAGATAATAATTTGAAGGAGCATTCATGTCTCTTTGTATATGTCTTCTAATAATTATTCTGTTAAAAAGGCATTAATTATAATACCCACCAGTGATTATGTAATTAAGTCCTTTTTCTCTCCTTGCGGCATTTTAATTTGTCTTATTAAGTACTTAGCCAAGGGGAAAAAATTGTCTTATTGAGCAGAAAATTCTAGAAATACCAATATACTCTTAAATAATCATATTAAAGATCAAACAGCGTAGCACTGATGTACACGTTACTGCTTCACTgcattaatttgttattatcaTTAAAAGATTTGCCCAGGGCCAAATACTCAACTGTCATAATCAAATTTCCAATTCAAAATGCCATCATAAACTTTTAACAGCACTTAAAAAATCAGCCACAAAGGATACAGAATATTGGATTTGTAAACTAATATCGTGAACTCAAATAAAGTTGCATATTAGTCTCAATTACAGTCGTAAATGCATTCCTATTTCATGGTGAATAGTTAGCATTCAAAACTGCAACACTCGGCCCACTGGAGTAATATCACATCATATGTGCTATCATCAGAAAACgaaagaaaaactttgtattCAAACTAAATGGTTGAATGTCAAAATAACTATAACTCATATGCTACAAATCAATTGTAAAACCAAgtaactaaaaactaaaattataattaatttatcgGATATTAACAGCTGTAAAGATGTTGCTTTTGATAATTTTCTAGACATGGGAATCCAAGATGTATCTTGATGAAAGGATTAATTAGATAAACTTCTTATAGAGAATGCAGGCTCTCTGACTCCATTATAATTTTGGAAATAATGATATCTATTAGTTAAAAGAAAGGACAGAAAGACCGTTGTAGCGCTAACTGTCTGCAATCATGCAAGggaccaaaaacaaaaccttATTAATATAGTACATTGCTAAACATTCTCACATATGCAGCAACTAGCATCTGTACATACAACGAAACTGATGTTTACCTATGCACAGTATCAGAATCTACCGAGTGACACTTGGGCTTCAAATAAGCATTGATAACTTGCAAGAACTGATCATCCCTTTGTGAATCATGCTCACTCCCTACACAAccataaaaaattcaatggtaacAGCTATGTAAACTCTTTCATTTTGTCAAACCAAATACTTGGAACTGAAGATCAACATATACGCATGGCTAGCTAGTTTACACACATACTCAACTAGGCGTGTATTGGATGGATCTATGTATTGTATCTATATAACTGGGAGATAAAACAAGCCCCCCTACTTGGAATGACAAATCCAATAAATGCGTGAGAAACATGTTCACCTCCGCATCAATATAACCAACATATCCTCATCAACaacaaaatatatggaaatatATTATTTCCAATATGATTTGAAACTGCTCAAAATGTTAGAAAACCTGTGTCCTATCCATTAGACAATAGGCATTTTTTCGCAGGTTTAATTTTCACAtttcttgttaaaaaatattaataagtGAGAATTCCAAGAATCACATGTTGAATTCAATAATGCATTGTATTATTACACTAAACTAGAttacttaaattaatattaatagatAAATTCTCCCCTTCTCGCTTTCAAAAAGTGAAGGGAGTCTGACTTAAGGTTTCCAAGCCAAGCATGAAGAACCCAGACCTAACTGGTTTCCTCAAAATGTGCTTAAACACAGCAGTTGATTTGACATCCACATTTAAAGCACTAGTTGAGTGTGGACCATGAAAGTAAACTCGAAATTCTAGATCACCTAAAAATAACAAGTGTCAAAGTAGACCAATGAGAATATGctatacatacacacacataatGTAATCATCTATCATGTCAAAATATATCTACTAAAGCATTTAATAGAGGAACAGCCAAAATCATCTTAAAGACAGCGGAACAGCATCTAGGTAAAGCACTAATTGAGTGCAGGCCACAAGAGCAGTATCAAATCAAGGGAAACTCTGAATTCTAAATGACCTCAAAATAACAAGGGTCAAGGTCGACCAATCAGACAAGggtatatatacacacacaatgCAATTGTTTATTGTGTCAGAATATATACTAAAGCATTTAATAAAATATCTATCAAATTCATCTCATAAACCaccttttaatataatttatctcAAAGCTCAAAGAGCATTATCCTATATTTCAATCTACTTAATCACAATTGTAAATTTAACTTAAGTGCAACTATGAACGCATGAAGTCTTCATTTTGGAGACtgacaaaagtctcctaaagCAGGATAATAGAACCAAAAGCAGGCCAGTTACATGAACTGATAGGTTTCTAAGATTCACCATTAATATTGATCTCTTGATCCAGTGAGTTCTCCTTGTTATTGCACTTGGAAACAGGCCCCTGTTTCTTTGaacctcttttcttctttacaaaGGACAGTCCTTCAGATGCAACTTTTTGAAGGACAACATTATCTCCAACGGATTTAACAATCTGACAAGCCGACTcctaaagagagaaaatttagTATTACAGCATAAGCTTCCATTTGCCATTCTAAATGCAATCTGACATGTGCATAAAGAAGAATGTAGTCTACCAAATAGAAGGAACAAGTTTAGAACTTACAGGACCCAAACCATAAACTCCTTGGGAGTAGTCACCGCCAAGAAGTAGGGCGAGGGTAATCTGAAGATAACAATTCACTGAGTCACCAAGCTTGTTAATAGAGAAGGAAGTCCAATCCCATTTGAACATGTACGATCCTAAATAAATCTTTTCATAAATGCCATTTCTTGTGGAGAGAATGAAGTAGCTTATGACTAATGTATGTGAACAATTCCATATGAATAccttcttgaagaacaactccaaaaagagaaaataaaatcttgTATTTATAGGAGCTAAATGAGATATTCCTGCCATATCTTAAAGCCAAGCACAACTGCTTTTACAGCTTAAATGCCAACCTCAGGCCTTCTCTTGAAGTTGCCCATCATGATGGCGTCAATTGAAAAATAAACTTTGAAGATACCACTATGCATCATGATCACTTCTCACTCAATTGCATACCAAAAGAATTATCAAATCAACCAGAAAGAAAAGGCTTCATTATTACATTTACATTTACAAGGCAGCTAGAAATTACCAATGAGTTCCTTCCAAATCCAAGCTGTCCCTCAATGTCTGCCATTTCATAGCAGACAACATGACCGCCATCTCctaatttattagaaaaatggATGCCTAAATCCTAATTAGTAAACAGCAAATAATTCAATCTAAGGAAAGTCAAGAGACAAGCAAATGAGCATCTACTAACCAAGGCAGATATCTCTATACACCGTCCTTGCACCAAATAGGAAGACATCAGAATCTGAAGTGAAACATCCATCCTAATAGTCATTATAGAAATGTTAATTTCAATTAGAAATGATGATAAAAATGTAGATAACATGATGGTGCACATTATGAATCTTCAGTGGACATCAGATACTCCTATATAACTAATAGTAAAAAAATTCTACTCACACATAACAATTCTGAGTTTAACAATGCACATTGTGCTTCCGCCTCCTCAATCCTGAATTTAGAtcaacacaaaaaatatatagagtTAGTCCAAATCTTTTTGTTTCCAGAAGAAGATAAAAGGGGAAAAAGTACCTAAAATGTATGACAATTTAGTGTAACAGTAAATATTACCCATCTAAGCAAGGGATACCAAGTGCCGTGGCCAAAACTTTTGCCTCTTTTATCATGAATGAAAACTCAGATCCCATATTTCTTCGTAGTGAGGTCACCTTCTGCAAGTTTTTTTCATCTCGAGTAACCTGCCTTCATAAACTAAAAGAAGTTAGtatgaagaattaaaaaaacaaaacaaaacaaaacaaaaaacaaaaaaaatatattgtaaagAAGGTATACAACAGGGTCTATTGCATACAAGGATTATCACCTCATTTCCTGAATTTAAGCGGCGCCTATAAGTTGGTAACTTAATAGCAGGAATTGATCCATCTACAGACAGCAAagatttaaatttcaaaaatgtgaTCAAATGCTCTGGAAAGCAAAGACATCTTAACTAAATACACTCTTTTTCATTTACTTAGGCAaccaaaaattgatatataacCATAAAGGAGCTGAAGCCCATGTACATGGTATAAGTAGAATGCCTCACTtcagaagaggaaaaaaaagtaCCGAGACATAGacaaattattcttaaaaatcaAGCCCATTAGTAATTCTTTTACACGAACCAAACACAGTCTTCACAAGAATGAAAAtatcaaacatttaaaacatAATTGAAGAGAaccccgaaaaaaaaaaaaaaagggtgggcACATAAGTACCTGTAACGAAAATTAGGCTGCAATTTAGAGCGATGAGAGCTCTGAGGCGGTGAAAGAGACCTCTGAGATAATTCTTCTCATTCATACAGGAGTGtgatttgtttactttttgaAGTTGAACCATCCAGCAGGAGAGATCTATGCACAACTTCTTGTTCCTAAACCCCAAATTCAAAAGCAAATTTATataacccattaaaaaaaaaaaggaaaatggataCGAAAATAACAATAGTCCATCCGATTGCCAAGAAAGTAAGGGAAAAAAGAGTGGGAACTTACTGGAGATGGTGGAGTGGAAGAGTTTTCTTGCATGATTCTAGGATATCCCACAAGTTCTTCACACCCATGTCGATGTCACTGTGcgtttgtgagagagagagagagagggaatttCTAGAAGgttgaattttttcaaaaactcGAATTTTATCCGTTAATGGCCACATGAGAGAATGATTCGAGCGGACTTGGGCCTTCTTGCCGGCGACTGAATTGAGAAATCAGTTCTATTGGGCTACCTTAAACCAGCCCATTCCCAGAGCCACAGGGGTCGCTTGGTACACTTTTTATGGTAACTTCTTgcttttttgcaaaaaaaataaaaatattataaaaacaattcaaaatataaaatactcacaaaacacttcaaactaattttatttttatgcttttataattttctttttatgtttgatGTAGTACAAAAATATTTGtcaaacttaaaatattttcagaacaaataaaaaattaaccaaagcatgcattttttaaaaaattcttgagAGTTTCAAAAGTGTTaacattttctcaaatcttAATGGTTCGTACTTCACCTCCAAACTCAACCCCATCACCTTTTTCTCCTTCCCTTCTATCTCCAATCTTTTCCACtttaccctctctctctcttatctaATTTTCTTCCCTTCAAGCTCAACCTCCCCTCTCTATTCACACTCGTCTCTTATCATTCGTCAAAGGAGTAATGAAGTAGTTTgattcaaaattcaagtatgattcatctaaaatttaatggtgattttaaaagccacatcaactttaggaggataaaaataggataaaaatatggtctataacattactcttcataaataagagaaaaacgTCTTAAAATTCCTTTTAGGTAAATCTCGATGCTAACATTTATTTTCAACTAGAAAGAGCGACTTTGCTGTAACAcatcaccccaatgacacacaatattatccgcttttggctcccatCGAACCAAACTTCTCAGaaggtcacccatcctagtactactccagcagaagcatgCTTAACTGCGGAATCCTTATGGGATCATGATCGTCACAGCTTTAAAAcgtgttgttgtcattaagggtgtagtatacatttaagcacatcatCATCTctatacccaggcgatgtgggacgtcacaatcaccctctcttaggacccagcgtccccgttggcgaccctcatgggattaacCCATTATTGGCGTCCATCCCAACgagtgcccgctagcgaccttcatgggcttgtgcacgctccccacATCTCAGACTAGacaatggctctgatactatttgtAACACTCTACTCCAataacacacaatattgtccacttttggcTCCCGTCGAACCAGACTTCcgaggaggtcacccatcctgatactactccagcagaagtacgcttaactgcggagttctgatgggatcatgactattacggctttaaaacgcgttgttattattaagggtgtagtatacatttaagcacatcctcatctctaTACCCAAATGATGTGAGACGTCACATTTGCTATTACCTTAAAACATTTGAAACTAACTAAGCACTTAACTAATCTTAATTGTAAGGCATAACATTGTACATATCATACGTTAAAAGTTAATCACAAGTTGTAATGCACAATATActtaaatcaaatcataatcatcATAGCTGAATATGAATGCATAGTTTTATTACCTTTCGTCGTAACCTTTCAATAACCATTTCATTAATCTTTTTTACTTCCTTTAACTTTTCTAGTGTCACAATCAGTTTATCAGTTGATCGTCAAGACTAGCTTATTTTGTGCTCGCAACGACGGGGTTATTCCATGATTAACACGACTGACTTATCTTGTGATCGtttattatcttgtttaatgtTTCTCATCATCTCATACTTAgacatttcttttcctttaaacccTTTAACCATTTGAACCGTCACACATTATTTGTTATGGTGATGTGCATGAAAACATTTCATTTGCTTCAAATTCTCTTCCTGAAAACCTTTGTCAATGAATCCAT
This window of the Corylus avellana chromosome ca5, CavTom2PMs-1.0 genome carries:
- the LOC132182273 gene encoding single-strand DNA endonuclease 1 isoform X1, translating into MGVKNLWDILESCKKTLPLHHLQNKKLCIDLSCWMVQLQKVNKSHSCMNEKNYLRGLFHRLRALIALNCSLIFVTDGSIPAIKLPTYRRRLNSGNEVTRDEKNLQKVTSLRRNMGSEFSFMIKEAKVLATALGIPCLDGIEEAEAQCALLNSELLCDGCFTSDSDVFLFGARTVYRDICLGIHFSNKLGDGGHVVCYEMADIEGQLGFGRNSLITLALLLGGDYSQGVYGLGPESACQIVKSVGDNVVLQKVASEGLSFVKKKRGSKKQGPVSKCNNKENSLDQEININGSEHDSQRDDQFLQVINAYLKPKCHSVDSDTVHRAFAQYPFQRAKLQQICAQFFGWPPEKTDEYILPKIAERDLRRFCNLRSTSSDLGLKLPLHEIPVKCPLCGIIKHRRVLGRDCYEVSWEDLDGIETSIVPADLVESACPEKIVEFEEKKAEEKKQNHRKARRKKSEKGSSVAEIDLKLQRLLLDIELGSSSIHDPSFSSMLISGNCTAATEVYPTNQDTLFDPKSSANCNDLSCYEVGKSEVIDLLSPPPPRQNHTVPKFPQSNCQDIEVIDLSESETDVSPEHEKKARELRFFLDSIRDDIP
- the LOC132182273 gene encoding single-strand DNA endonuclease 1 isoform X2; amino-acid sequence: MGVKNLWDILESCKKTLPLHHLQNKKLCIDLSCWMVQLQKVNKSHSCMNEKNYLRGLFHRLRALIALNCSLIFVTDGSIPAIKLPTYRRRLNSGNEVTRDEKNLQKVTSLRRNMGSEFSFMIKEAKVLATALGIPCLDGIEEAEAQCALLNSELLCDGCFTSDSDVFLFGARTVYRDICLGDGGHVVCYEMADIEGQLGFGRNSLITLALLLGGDYSQGVYGLGPESACQIVKSVGDNVVLQKVASEGLSFVKKKRGSKKQGPVSKCNNKENSLDQEININGSEHDSQRDDQFLQVINAYLKPKCHSVDSDTVHRAFAQYPFQRAKLQQICAQFFGWPPEKTDEYILPKIAERDLRRFCNLRSTSSDLGLKLPLHEIPVKCPLCGIIKHRRVLGRDCYEVSWEDLDGIETSIVPADLVESACPEKIVEFEEKKAEEKKQNHRKARRKKSEKGSSVAEIDLKLQRLLLDIELGSSSIHDPSFSSMLISGNCTAATEVYPTNQDTLFDPKSSANCNDLSCYEVGKSEVIDLLSPPPPRQNHTVPKFPQSNCQDIEVIDLSESETDVSPEHEKKARELRFFLDSIRDDIP
- the LOC132182273 gene encoding single-strand DNA endonuclease 1 isoform X3, which produces MRQVTRDEKNLQKVTSLRRNMGSEFSFMIKEAKVLATALGIPCLDGIEEAEAQCALLNSELLCDGCFTSDSDVFLFGARTVYRDICLGIHFSNKLGDGGHVVCYEMADIEGQLGFGRNSLITLALLLGGDYSQGVYGLGPESACQIVKSVGDNVVLQKVASEGLSFVKKKRGSKKQGPVSKCNNKENSLDQEININGSEHDSQRDDQFLQVINAYLKPKCHSVDSDTVHRAFAQYPFQRAKLQQICAQFFGWPPEKTDEYILPKIAERDLRRFCNLRSTSSDLGLKLPLHEIPVKCPLCGIIKHRRVLGRDCYEVSWEDLDGIETSIVPADLVESACPEKIVEFEEKKAEEKKQNHRKARRKKSEKGSSVAEIDLKLQRLLLDIELGSSSIHDPSFSSMLISGNCTAATEVYPTNQDTLFDPKSSANCNDLSCYEVGKSEVIDLLSPPPPRQNHTVPKFPQSNCQDIEVIDLSESETDVSPEHEKKARELRFFLDSIRDDIP